In Marinobacter antarcticus, one genomic interval encodes:
- a CDS encoding ZIP family metal transporter, with the protein MTTDISIVWLGALASLLAGLATGIGALAVFFVKTLSDRLQDSMLAGAAGVMLAASFFSLLLPGLEHGEALLGSTWAAALLVIFGILSGAGALYYIHQKLPHEHFNLGPEGPDASHVRRIWLFIIAITLHNFPEGMAVGVGFAGGDVRNGYVLAMGIGIQNIPEGLAVAFSLMAIQYSRTKAFTIALLTGLAEPIGGVFGAALVWLAEPIMPWTLGFAAGAMLFIISNEIIPETHRNSYKTLATFSLLVGFVVMMFLDATLG; encoded by the coding sequence ATGACTACTGATATCAGCATCGTCTGGCTTGGCGCACTGGCAAGCCTGTTGGCAGGCCTTGCAACCGGTATAGGTGCCCTGGCGGTCTTCTTCGTCAAAACCCTGTCTGACCGGCTGCAGGACAGTATGCTGGCGGGTGCTGCGGGCGTGATGCTGGCAGCCTCCTTTTTCTCGTTACTGCTTCCGGGGCTGGAGCATGGAGAGGCGCTGTTGGGCTCAACCTGGGCTGCAGCGCTGCTGGTGATATTCGGCATACTGTCCGGTGCAGGGGCGCTGTACTATATCCACCAGAAACTGCCCCATGAACACTTCAACCTCGGGCCGGAAGGCCCTGACGCCTCGCATGTCCGCCGCATCTGGCTCTTTATTATTGCCATAACGCTGCATAATTTTCCGGAGGGCATGGCGGTGGGCGTTGGTTTTGCCGGGGGAGATGTGCGCAACGGCTATGTGCTGGCGATGGGCATTGGCATTCAGAATATTCCTGAAGGCCTTGCCGTTGCATTCTCACTGATGGCCATTCAGTACTCCCGGACCAAGGCATTCACAATCGCGCTGCTGACCGGGCTGGCCGAGCCCATCGGCGGCGTATTCGGCGCTGCCCTGGTATGGCTGGCTGAGCCGATTATGCCCTGGACTCTGGGTTTTGCTGCAGGTGCCATGCTGTTCATTATCAGCAATGAGATTATTCCGGAAACCCACCGGAACAGCTACAAAACGCTGGCGACCTTCTCCCTGCTGGTCGGCTTTGTTGTGATGATGTTCCTGGACGCCACATTGGGGTAG
- a CDS encoding DUF2059 domain-containing protein, whose protein sequence is MKLGTLVKPLLITGLFLAGPVMAAPSAQQVLAASPIDDIVDRYPAMMSEGIREGLKRSQQLPPMVADTIGYVVTNSFRAADIEQQIVQNLERDLSGKQLEAVEGWYQTPVARKISTAEIAASDPAVWKQIQARATELNKKYKGTDRAKLFERFDRASRATESAVDTTIAVQLGLATAMAAFSRDSANYDELKQTIESQRGKIRGIVEQQVYDSYLHTYEKISSQEMGLYIDFLESGPGTAFSKTVTGSIQQAITDPIESIGNQMARFLAPQK, encoded by the coding sequence ATGAAGCTCGGCACCCTAGTTAAACCTCTTTTAATCACCGGTCTGTTTCTGGCAGGCCCGGTCATGGCTGCGCCCAGCGCCCAGCAGGTTCTGGCGGCATCGCCCATCGACGATATTGTTGATCGCTACCCCGCCATGATGAGCGAGGGTATTCGCGAAGGCCTGAAGCGCAGCCAGCAGTTGCCTCCCATGGTCGCAGATACTATTGGGTACGTGGTCACTAATAGCTTCCGTGCGGCGGATATAGAGCAGCAGATTGTGCAAAATCTGGAGCGTGACCTCTCCGGGAAACAGCTTGAAGCAGTAGAGGGCTGGTACCAAACCCCGGTTGCCCGGAAGATTTCTACGGCAGAAATTGCGGCCTCAGATCCGGCTGTCTGGAAGCAGATTCAGGCCAGGGCGACGGAATTGAACAAGAAGTACAAGGGCACCGACCGCGCCAAGCTATTTGAGCGATTTGATCGCGCATCCCGCGCCACCGAAAGCGCAGTGGATACCACCATTGCCGTTCAGCTCGGGCTGGCAACCGCTATGGCTGCGTTCAGCCGTGATTCGGCGAATTATGATGAACTCAAACAGACCATAGAAAGCCAGCGCGGCAAAATTCGTGGCATTGTTGAACAGCAGGTGTATGACAGTTATCTGCATACCTATGAAAAAATCAGCTCCCAGGAGATGGGGCTGTATATCGACTTCCTGGAAAGCGGTCCGGGGACTGCGTTTTCAAAAACCGTTACGGGGAGTATTCAGCAGGCAATTACCGATCCGATTGAGTCCATCGGCAACCAGATGGCGCGCTTCCTCGCTCCGCAAAAATAA
- a CDS encoding LysR family transcriptional regulator — MDWDYLRYIHALAIGGTLAKAGEILGVHQTTVLRRLDQMEESLGVQFFERNRDGLQLTPVGETAFRSAEKLSVDMENLERKLVGQDSAPVGKVRLAAEDTMMSELLGSILTELVREFPDIELEVLTDNDVTNLNHREADLTLRPENKPQATLEGERIAAIESAVYGSAGYCRRHRNMDIENHPEGCLWIIPDETFSHLATGRWYRKHLKNATSVIRCNSLHSMHALARAGAGLAVLPCYLGEGSKELRRLSDPIEGESVDLWLHVSQDTQQMARVRIVMEFLVDRLQAQASAIEFSPTA; from the coding sequence ATGGACTGGGATTATCTTCGATATATACATGCTCTGGCAATAGGTGGAACCCTCGCAAAGGCCGGAGAAATACTGGGTGTACACCAAACCACGGTTTTGCGTCGGCTGGACCAGATGGAAGAGTCGTTGGGTGTGCAGTTTTTTGAGCGTAACCGGGATGGATTGCAGCTGACGCCGGTTGGGGAGACCGCTTTTCGTAGTGCTGAAAAGCTGTCTGTCGATATGGAGAATCTTGAGCGCAAGCTGGTAGGGCAGGATTCAGCGCCTGTGGGCAAGGTACGCCTGGCGGCCGAAGACACGATGATGAGTGAGCTGCTCGGGTCGATTCTCACTGAACTGGTGCGTGAATTTCCGGATATTGAGCTGGAAGTGCTCACCGATAACGACGTTACTAATCTCAACCACAGAGAGGCAGACCTTACCTTGCGGCCTGAAAACAAACCTCAGGCAACGCTCGAGGGTGAGCGTATAGCTGCGATTGAGTCCGCTGTCTACGGTTCCGCCGGTTACTGTCGGCGCCACCGCAATATGGATATTGAGAACCATCCTGAAGGCTGTCTCTGGATTATTCCGGATGAAACCTTCAGCCATCTGGCAACGGGCCGGTGGTATCGCAAGCACCTGAAAAATGCCACGTCGGTCATCCGTTGCAATAGCCTGCACTCGATGCATGCGCTGGCCCGTGCCGGAGCTGGTCTGGCTGTTCTGCCATGTTATCTGGGTGAGGGCTCCAAAGAACTGCGTCGCCTGTCAGATCCGATTGAGGGTGAAAGTGTCGATCTGTGGTTACACGTAAGTCAGGATACCCAGCAAATGGCCAGAGTTCGCATTGTGATGGAGTTTCTGGTTGACCGATTGCAGGCCCAGGCGTCTGCAATTGAGTTCAGCCCGACAGCATGA
- a CDS encoding GMC family oxidoreductase, whose product MPDNNKAPGPFEFDYIVAGAGTAGCLLANRLSANPENRVLLIEAGGRDNYHWIHIPVGYLYCIDNPRTDWCFRTEPAPGLNNRSLIYPRGKTLGGCSSINGMLYIRGQARDYNRWAEITGDDAWSWDNCLPDFMRHEDHHGLDAGDPEDSAHKRFHGHGGEWRVERQRLHWQVLEDFAEAAVQAGVPRTKDFNRGDNEGVDYFEVNQRAGWRWNTSKAFLRSASKRPNLTVWHSTQVLSLEMNTDGQKPKCTGVRVADANSGNETLATASREVILSAGSIGSPQLLQLSGIGPSDLLQELSIPVVADLPGVGENLQDHLQIRSVYKVRNALTLNTMANSLWGKARIGLEYLLKRSGPMSMAPSQLCAFTRSSDEYDYANIQYHVQPLSLDAFGQPLHNFPAITASVCNLNPTSRGSVRIRSRDPLEAPAIAPNYLNTAEDRKVAADSLRVTRRIAGQPAFSKYLPEEYKPGSQYQTDEDLSRLAGDIGTTIFHPVGTTRMGRADDAMAVVDSHLRVRGVNGLRVVDASVMPVITSGNTNSPTLMIAEKAARWILAGD is encoded by the coding sequence TTGCCCGACAACAACAAAGCACCGGGTCCGTTTGAGTTCGACTATATCGTGGCAGGCGCCGGAACAGCCGGTTGTCTGCTGGCCAACCGCCTGAGCGCCAACCCCGAGAACCGTGTTTTACTGATCGAAGCCGGGGGGCGGGACAACTATCACTGGATTCATATTCCTGTGGGTTATCTCTACTGCATCGATAACCCACGCACCGACTGGTGCTTCCGCACAGAGCCGGCACCGGGCCTCAACAACCGGTCGCTGATATATCCCCGCGGCAAAACCCTGGGTGGCTGCTCCAGCATCAACGGCATGCTGTACATCCGCGGCCAGGCAAGGGACTACAATCGATGGGCAGAAATAACCGGCGATGACGCCTGGAGCTGGGACAATTGCCTGCCAGATTTCATGCGCCATGAAGATCATCATGGTCTGGACGCCGGCGACCCTGAAGATAGCGCTCACAAGCGCTTCCACGGCCATGGCGGTGAATGGCGGGTGGAGCGCCAGCGCCTGCACTGGCAGGTCCTTGAAGACTTTGCGGAGGCAGCAGTTCAGGCAGGCGTTCCCCGCACAAAGGACTTCAACCGCGGCGATAATGAAGGCGTGGATTATTTCGAGGTAAACCAACGTGCCGGCTGGCGCTGGAATACCTCCAAGGCCTTTTTGCGAAGCGCCTCGAAACGACCCAACCTCACAGTCTGGCACTCTACCCAGGTACTGAGCCTCGAAATGAATACGGATGGACAGAAGCCCAAGTGCACCGGAGTGCGCGTAGCAGATGCCAACTCTGGTAATGAGACGCTCGCAACGGCCAGCCGCGAAGTTATTCTCTCGGCCGGCTCGATCGGCTCACCCCAACTGTTGCAGTTGTCTGGCATAGGGCCGTCCGATCTGCTTCAGGAATTAAGCATTCCGGTGGTAGCAGACTTGCCAGGGGTAGGCGAAAACCTTCAGGATCATCTGCAAATCCGCTCTGTCTACAAGGTAAGGAACGCCCTCACCCTCAATACCATGGCCAACTCCCTGTGGGGTAAAGCCCGGATTGGCCTTGAATATCTGTTAAAACGCTCAGGCCCCATGAGCATGGCGCCTTCACAATTGTGCGCATTCACCCGCAGTTCGGATGAATACGACTACGCCAATATCCAGTACCACGTTCAGCCCCTGAGCCTGGATGCCTTCGGCCAGCCCTTGCACAATTTCCCGGCCATTACTGCCAGCGTATGCAACCTCAACCCCACCAGCCGGGGCTCGGTACGTATCCGCAGCCGCGACCCCCTGGAGGCGCCGGCTATTGCACCCAATTACCTGAACACTGCAGAGGACAGAAAGGTGGCGGCAGACTCACTGCGAGTAACACGTCGCATCGCCGGGCAGCCGGCCTTTTCAAAGTATCTGCCCGAGGAATACAAACCTGGGTCGCAGTATCAGACCGACGAAGATTTGAGCCGTCTGGCCGGCGACATCGGCACCACTATTTTTCATCCGGTGGGTACGACCCGCATGGGGCGAGCCGATGATGCAATGGCCGTGGTGGATTCTCACCTGCGGGTAAGGGGCGTAAACGGTTTGCGCGTGGTGGACGCGAGCGTGATGCCAGTGATCACCAGCGGCAACACCAACTCACCGACACTGATGATTGCCGAGAAAGCGGCAAGGTGGATTCTGGCCGGCGATTAA
- a CDS encoding peptidylprolyl isomerase, with product MTQATARHILVDSEAKCEELKKDIEGGQDFAEVAKQHSSCPSGRNGGDLGSFGPGQMVPEFDKVVFSGDLNTVIGPVKTQFGYHLLEVTSRS from the coding sequence ATGACACAGGCAACCGCACGCCACATTCTGGTAGACAGCGAAGCAAAGTGTGAAGAGTTGAAGAAGGACATTGAAGGTGGCCAGGATTTCGCAGAAGTTGCGAAGCAACACTCTTCCTGCCCGTCCGGCCGTAACGGCGGCGACCTGGGATCTTTTGGCCCCGGACAGATGGTTCCCGAATTCGATAAGGTGGTGTTCAGCGGCGACCTGAACACTGTGATTGGCCCCGTGAAAACCCAGTTTGGCTACCACCTGCTGGAAGTAACCAGCCGCAGTTAA
- a CDS encoding AMP-binding protein, which translates to MAVDPHRQTSLHCLYYWAERNPEKLYLTQPYPDGTVEDITWKQAADQVSRMAAHINSLELPERSNIAILGKNSAHWILSDLAIWAAGHVSVPLYPTLNGEAAAYILEHSEAKLLFLGKLDGTADGWSDIKGHIPSDLPIISLPMSPRNDTPKWLDIIAEHEPAKPRLPDPDTLATIAYTSGSTGRPKGVMHSYRAMMSVADGLQQMFTASSDDRMLSYLPLAHVAERAAVETQSLYFGFHVYFANTLETFQQDLQRARPTLFFSVPRLWMKFYLGVNAKLPPRKQKLLFSIPFVRSMVKKKVLRQLGLDHCRAALTGAAPLSEEIITWYRNLGLELLEVYGMTENFGYSHASRPGQARIGYVGVTNPGVEHRIGDGDELQVRSPGMMLGYYRNEEKTTEDVTADGFLKTGDMGEINADGYLRITGRVKDLFKTSKGKYVVPVPIENRFNHPSVEVVCVAGANQPQPCLMLLLSEDVRGSLATGMSRDGLEQELTNELKAVNEGCEAHEKIAFVVLVKEPWTMENGMLTPTMKIKRNVIEDVYNRKMDEWFEQKKKVIWEF; encoded by the coding sequence ATGGCAGTGGATCCCCATAGGCAGACCTCTTTGCACTGTTTGTATTACTGGGCGGAGCGTAACCCGGAAAAGCTATACCTGACTCAGCCATATCCTGACGGCACGGTGGAGGACATCACCTGGAAGCAGGCCGCCGATCAGGTGTCGCGAATGGCGGCCCATATCAATAGCCTTGAACTACCAGAGCGCAGCAACATCGCCATTCTGGGCAAAAACAGTGCGCACTGGATTCTGTCCGATCTGGCTATCTGGGCTGCAGGCCATGTATCTGTGCCGCTCTATCCCACCCTCAATGGTGAAGCTGCCGCCTATATCCTTGAGCACAGCGAAGCAAAGCTGCTGTTTCTGGGGAAGCTCGACGGCACGGCGGATGGTTGGAGCGATATAAAAGGGCATATTCCCTCGGATCTCCCGATCATCTCCCTGCCCATGTCGCCGCGAAATGATACTCCCAAGTGGCTGGATATTATTGCTGAGCACGAGCCGGCTAAGCCGAGATTACCTGACCCTGATACGCTGGCTACCATTGCATACACCTCAGGAAGTACCGGGCGCCCCAAAGGGGTTATGCACAGTTATCGGGCCATGATGTCGGTTGCGGACGGCTTGCAGCAGATGTTCACTGCGTCATCAGACGACCGTATGCTGTCCTATCTTCCGCTGGCTCACGTGGCGGAACGGGCGGCGGTGGAAACCCAGTCGCTGTATTTCGGTTTTCATGTGTATTTTGCCAATACTCTGGAAACCTTCCAGCAGGATTTGCAGCGTGCCCGGCCAACCCTGTTTTTCTCTGTTCCCCGCCTGTGGATGAAGTTTTACCTTGGGGTTAATGCCAAACTGCCGCCCAGGAAACAGAAGTTACTGTTCAGCATTCCGTTCGTCCGCTCAATGGTGAAAAAGAAAGTGCTCAGACAGCTGGGGCTGGATCATTGCCGTGCCGCACTGACCGGGGCTGCGCCTTTGTCGGAAGAGATTATCACCTGGTACCGCAACCTCGGTCTGGAGCTGCTGGAGGTTTACGGCATGACGGAAAACTTCGGTTACTCCCATGCCAGCCGGCCGGGGCAGGCCCGAATCGGCTACGTGGGTGTGACGAATCCCGGCGTTGAACATCGTATTGGTGATGGTGACGAACTGCAGGTAAGAAGCCCGGGCATGATGCTGGGCTATTATCGGAACGAAGAAAAAACCACGGAGGACGTTACCGCCGACGGCTTTCTCAAGACCGGAGATATGGGCGAAATCAACGCCGACGGCTACCTGCGGATTACAGGCAGGGTGAAAGACCTGTTCAAAACCTCCAAGGGCAAATATGTGGTGCCGGTGCCTATTGAAAACCGGTTTAACCACCCTTCGGTGGAAGTTGTCTGCGTGGCCGGTGCTAATCAGCCTCAGCCCTGCCTGATGCTGCTGCTTTCGGAAGACGTCCGGGGTTCGCTTGCAACGGGCATGAGCCGGGACGGGCTGGAGCAAGAGCTGACAAACGAGCTGAAGGCGGTGAATGAAGGCTGCGAGGCGCACGAAAAAATCGCGTTTGTGGTTTTGGTGAAAGAGCCCTGGACGATGGAAAACGGGATGCTGACGCCGACCATGAAGATCAAGCGCAATGTGATCGAGGATGTTTACAACCGTAAAATGGACGAATGGTTTGAGCAGAAGAAGAAAGTGATCTGGGAATTCTGA
- a CDS encoding DUF1338 domain-containing protein — protein MHTDRNALFEKLWQNYRDVTPSAVQIHRILGAEEGHAIINDHIALRTFNLAPVSLDALAAHFLALGYREGGEYHFKGKKLYARHYEHSDPEAPRVFISELLTEQCSPELQASVKKLVEGVTKEQVTADDFLYSGRHWDLDYDTYRKLLEESEYAAWLAAWGYRANHFTVSVNDLQSFHTVADVNQLLKDNGFSVNVSGGEVKGSPEDLLEQSSTMADRVPVKFSDREATIPSCFYEFALRYKKADGSLYNGFVAASADKIFESTHAGM, from the coding sequence ATGCATACTGATCGCAACGCCTTGTTCGAGAAGCTCTGGCAGAATTATCGTGACGTCACGCCTTCGGCTGTGCAAATCCATCGGATTCTGGGTGCGGAAGAAGGCCACGCGATCATTAACGATCATATCGCCCTGCGAACCTTCAATTTGGCGCCCGTTAGCCTGGACGCTCTTGCAGCGCATTTTCTTGCTCTGGGATATCGCGAAGGGGGCGAATACCACTTCAAAGGCAAGAAACTCTATGCCCGGCATTATGAGCACTCAGATCCGGAGGCTCCGAGGGTATTCATTTCAGAGCTGTTGACGGAACAGTGCTCACCGGAGCTTCAGGCCAGTGTAAAAAAACTGGTAGAAGGGGTGACAAAAGAACAGGTTACAGCGGACGACTTTCTATACTCAGGCCGGCACTGGGATCTGGATTACGACACCTACCGCAAGCTGCTGGAAGAGAGCGAATATGCGGCCTGGCTCGCGGCTTGGGGCTACCGGGCGAATCACTTCACCGTAAGTGTTAATGACCTGCAAAGCTTCCATACAGTCGCCGATGTGAACCAGCTCCTGAAAGATAACGGCTTTTCGGTGAATGTTTCCGGCGGTGAAGTGAAAGGCTCTCCCGAAGATCTGCTTGAACAGTCCTCCACCATGGCCGACCGGGTTCCGGTAAAGTTCAGTGACCGGGAGGCCACCATTCCCAGTTGTTTCTATGAGTTTGCACTGCGCTACAAAAAAGCCGACGGCAGTCTCTATAACGGCTTTGTGGCAGCTTCTGCAGACAAAATTTTCGAGAGCACCCACGCTGGCATGTAA
- a CDS encoding Lrp/AsnC family transcriptional regulator, with protein sequence MIGSKDQKLLLLLRQNARTSITDLAKALNLSRSTVQNRIARLEVSGVIAGYSVQLGGAFSSSQVEAHVSIKVAQKLTARTNSALEGISQVSQLFSVSGEYDLIAIVQAQSLEELSAVLDEIGNLEGVERTNSAVVLETRFRR encoded by the coding sequence ATGATCGGAAGCAAAGACCAAAAGCTGCTTTTGCTGCTACGTCAAAACGCCAGAACCAGTATTACGGATCTGGCCAAGGCCCTGAACCTGTCGCGCTCAACGGTACAAAACAGGATCGCCCGGCTGGAGGTCAGCGGTGTGATTGCCGGATATTCGGTGCAATTGGGAGGGGCTTTTTCGTCTAGTCAGGTGGAAGCTCACGTTTCGATAAAAGTTGCCCAGAAACTGACTGCGCGAACAAATTCCGCGCTTGAGGGTATCAGCCAAGTGTCTCAGTTGTTCTCGGTAAGCGGTGAATACGACCTTATAGCCATCGTTCAGGCCCAGTCTCTGGAGGAGCTGAGTGCCGTACTGGATGAGATCGGTAATCTTGAAGGTGTTGAGCGCACTAACTCGGCTGTGGTGCTGGAAACCCGCTTCCGGCGGTAG
- a CDS encoding AbiTii domain-containing protein, with the protein MSASASHLDERTRDSGGLLEDIMPSAITLAMMLRHKKMAAWLRSEFDGYQDRDATPPYRLDLPGHIVAKSPQYGWIPAPVSDHQKLEFGHIDLMEGTKSLEKTCVNSKKGDGNRLLLDVDDMAVLQKQINLSAELAINLSRDVYLRLLKTVRGAVYLWTQALMEKGLAGEHNHYSPEERAQVAELDDPEHFWRRAMDELDSLPIPDVRSAGFFEKMFGRAS; encoded by the coding sequence ATGTCTGCATCCGCAAGTCACCTCGACGAGCGCACCCGTGATTCGGGCGGGCTGCTCGAGGACATCATGCCTTCAGCCATCACACTTGCCATGATGTTACGTCACAAAAAAATGGCTGCCTGGCTGCGGTCTGAATTCGATGGCTACCAGGATCGTGACGCCACCCCTCCCTACCGCCTGGATTTACCGGGACATATTGTCGCAAAATCACCGCAATATGGATGGATTCCGGCACCGGTAAGCGATCATCAGAAACTTGAGTTTGGCCATATAGATCTCATGGAAGGTACCAAGTCCCTGGAAAAAACCTGCGTCAACAGCAAAAAAGGTGACGGCAACCGGCTATTGCTGGATGTCGATGATATGGCTGTTTTGCAGAAACAGATCAACCTGAGCGCAGAGCTGGCCATCAACCTCAGCCGCGATGTGTATTTGCGCCTGCTAAAAACCGTAAGAGGCGCAGTTTACCTGTGGACGCAGGCACTGATGGAAAAAGGCCTCGCGGGAGAGCATAACCATTACAGCCCCGAAGAGCGCGCGCAGGTTGCGGAACTGGACGACCCGGAACATTTCTGGCGCAGAGCCATGGATGAGCTAGACAGCCTGCCCATTCCGGATGTGCGTTCCGCAGGCTTTTTCGAGAAGATGTTCGGGCGGGCAAGCTGA
- a CDS encoding transglycosylase SLT domain-containing protein — protein sequence MKWYGLPVFGLIIGTWATLRFSLLAPEPPVNPDDLCDIFREHTVWYDYASNSQARWGTPIATQMAFVYYESSFRSHAQPPRTLLWGFIPWTRPTTAYGYAQALDPAWREYLAANGDGLFTVRTDMEYALDFVGWYNQLTHRQLGIPFHNPRQLYLAYHEGRGGFARKTFTRKPAVTALASRVQNRAFQYDNQLKSCEQEFQCWRWYQFWPFCS from the coding sequence GTGAAATGGTACGGGCTTCCGGTTTTCGGGCTGATTATCGGGACCTGGGCAACGCTACGCTTCAGTCTGCTGGCTCCTGAGCCACCGGTTAATCCCGATGATCTATGCGATATTTTCCGGGAACATACCGTCTGGTATGACTATGCGAGCAACTCTCAGGCACGCTGGGGAACACCCATCGCCACTCAGATGGCCTTCGTTTATTACGAATCATCCTTCCGCAGCCACGCTCAGCCACCCAGAACGCTGCTATGGGGCTTTATCCCCTGGACTCGGCCAACCACTGCCTACGGCTACGCCCAGGCTCTGGACCCTGCCTGGCGAGAATATCTTGCGGCCAACGGCGATGGCTTATTTACAGTTCGTACTGACATGGAATACGCACTGGATTTCGTAGGCTGGTATAACCAACTCACCCATCGACAGCTCGGCATTCCCTTCCATAATCCGCGCCAGCTTTACCTGGCATATCATGAGGGCCGTGGTGGCTTCGCCCGCAAAACGTTCACCCGCAAGCCTGCGGTGACAGCTCTGGCTTCAAGGGTTCAGAACCGGGCCTTTCAATACGATAACCAGCTCAAATCCTGTGAACAGGAATTCCAGTGCTGGCGCTGGTATCAGTTCTGGCCATTCTGCAGCTGA
- a CDS encoding NAD(P)H-binding protein, translated as MRVMLLGATGLTGGFVLAGLLARDEVESVVVPVRKQMETVHARLRQQEMDFDRMEDHAELFNVDAIICCLGTTIKKAGSQEQFRKVDYGYCLKAAELGRAAGARAFILMSAIGSSATSTIFYNRVKGELEDGVKGLGYPYLSIYHPSLLLGARNENRLGEALGIKAMPLINRVLVGPLEKYRGIEAATVANAMVNEACSLASESAAEQVVQIREYQDIVELSAQTA; from the coding sequence ATGAGAGTAATGTTATTGGGAGCGACCGGGTTAACCGGTGGATTTGTTCTCGCTGGATTACTGGCTCGCGATGAGGTTGAGTCGGTTGTCGTGCCTGTCCGGAAGCAGATGGAGACTGTTCACGCCAGGTTGCGCCAGCAGGAAATGGATTTTGATCGCATGGAAGACCATGCAGAGCTCTTTAATGTGGATGCGATCATCTGCTGCCTGGGTACGACCATCAAAAAGGCCGGCTCTCAGGAGCAGTTCCGCAAAGTGGATTATGGCTACTGCCTGAAAGCGGCGGAGCTTGGCCGTGCTGCGGGTGCACGCGCGTTCATTCTGATGTCTGCCATCGGTTCATCTGCTACATCGACTATTTTCTATAATCGAGTCAAAGGCGAGCTGGAGGATGGCGTTAAGGGGCTTGGGTATCCTTATCTTTCAATTTACCACCCCAGCCTGTTGCTGGGTGCCAGGAATGAGAATCGTCTTGGAGAGGCTTTGGGCATTAAAGCCATGCCACTGATCAACCGGGTTCTTGTTGGCCCGCTGGAAAAGTACCGTGGCATCGAAGCGGCGACGGTTGCCAATGCCATGGTGAACGAGGCCTGCAGTCTGGCATCGGAATCTGCGGCCGAACAGGTGGTTCAGATCCGGGAATATCAGGATATCGTCGAGCTGTCTGCGCAGACAGCTTAA
- a CDS encoding arginine N-succinyltransferase, producing MIIRPITDRDLDTLFQIAQESGPGFTSLMPDRDALTRKIAHSMASFERRVTSPGDEHYLFVLEDEATGDILGTTGIEANAGHTRPLYHFRRNTIIHHSRDLDLRRNVETLTRCNHYTGYSEICSLYLRPAFRRADAGKLLSRVRFLFMALHPERFSDKVIAEMRGVSNGAGQSPFWDWLKAHFVDIEFSHATHLVGTGYTDFIDELMPSHPLYTCLMSPEAREVISQVHNQTRPALRILEAEGFQHKGLIDLFDAGPTVECALADIQSVRSSYACAVRIDETDTGTGTGSRYGRASYQQSEPTLITNTGTADFRATVTSELSAQPDTLIVPPALAVKLCLENGKLARILPLNQAAPAQTRNTAPELNYAY from the coding sequence ATGATCATTCGACCGATTACCGACAGGGATCTGGATACTCTTTTTCAAATAGCTCAGGAATCCGGCCCGGGCTTTACCTCCCTCATGCCCGACAGGGATGCTCTGACGCGAAAAATAGCCCATTCCATGGCCAGTTTCGAGCGCCGGGTTACCAGCCCTGGTGACGAGCATTACTTGTTCGTACTGGAAGATGAAGCCACCGGAGATATTCTGGGCACCACCGGCATAGAAGCGAATGCAGGGCATACCCGGCCGCTTTACCATTTCCGGCGTAATACGATTATCCACCACTCCCGGGATCTTGATCTTCGCCGAAACGTGGAAACCCTGACCCGCTGCAACCATTACACCGGCTATTCTGAAATCTGCTCACTTTATCTGCGGCCGGCGTTCCGCCGGGCCGATGCAGGCAAACTGCTTTCCCGGGTCCGTTTCCTCTTTATGGCGCTGCACCCGGAACGCTTTTCAGACAAGGTCATTGCCGAGATGCGCGGTGTCTCGAACGGCGCTGGCCAATCGCCTTTCTGGGACTGGCTGAAAGCTCATTTCGTTGATATCGAGTTCAGTCACGCAACCCATCTGGTTGGCACCGGCTATACTGACTTCATTGATGAGTTGATGCCTTCCCATCCGCTTTACACCTGCCTGATGAGCCCGGAGGCCCGGGAGGTTATCAGTCAGGTACACAACCAAACCCGGCCGGCCTTGCGGATACTGGAAGCCGAAGGGTTTCAGCACAAAGGACTCATAGACCTGTTTGATGCGGGACCAACGGTTGAGTGCGCCCTGGCCGACATTCAAAGCGTGAGATCCTCTTATGCATGCGCGGTAAGAATTGACGAAACTGACACAGGCACAGGAACTGGCAGCCGTTATGGACGTGCCAGCTACCAGCAAAGCGAACCAACTTTGATTACAAACACAGGCACGGCAGACTTCCGGGCAACGGTCACGTCCGAATTGTCTGCCCAGCCAGATACACTGATTGTTCCCCCTGCCCTCGCTGTAAAACTGTGCCTGGAGAACGGCAAGCTCGCGCGCATTCTGCCTTTAAACCAGGCAGCGCCAGCACAAACCCGAAATACGGCCCCGGAGTTAAATTATGCATACTGA